CGATAGTAGTAGCGCCGGTTGACGGCGACGGCAGCAGCAAGTAAAGCCAGGAGCTGCGAGTGGAATAGGAAAAGCCCGTGCAACGCAAGTTGCACGGGCTTTTTGCATATCTGCGCGGACGGCAGGACTTAAGCGTGGAAACTATTCTTCGCTGATCTGGCGCCCATTCAATTTTTGCAGCGGCCTATGATTGTCGTGGAAGATCGCCTTGAATGCGGTAATCTGTTGCCTTGACATGGCAATCGGCTGCTCCAGCACGATCCAGTTGACCGATTCGGAGCAGGGCGGCGTGGTGAGGGAGCCGGAGTAGACCAGGGCTTTTTTATCGTTCGGCAGCAAGGCTGCGATATCGACTTGTGCCTGCCGTCCAGCTGTTGCCTGGGTTGCCGGCAGATCGGCAAAGACCGGTTCCAGCGCCGGATTTTCTTCACCTTCCTGGATGAAGATGCCGACCACGGTGATCTGGTCGCTGCTGCTTTTGTTCACCAGGTGGAGTTCCATGGGATAGGATTTTCCATCCAGGGTATGCTCGCTGGGCGTGTGGAAATGAAATTGATCCAGCTTGTACGTTTCGCCTTTGAAAACCACGGTGTCGTTGGCGTCGCTGACATTGGCCTGGATAGTGTGGCCGTTATTCAACAGGGCGACGCGGCCGGCCTCGTAGTGGATCGTAAAATCTTTGCTGGCTACGCGTTCGGCGCTGGCCTCGGACAAGGCAATCGGCGATTGCCGTTGGCCCGAACGGCAGACGGCATTTTCTGGAACGCCGTCGGCCCAGTGAGTCGGATCGGCTTTTCCCGCGTACGACCAGTGCACGCCGGTTTCGCTTGAGAAAGCCGATGTCATTGCGCTTGCCAGCAGGCCGCCGGCAAGCGCGGATGTGAGAAATCTTTTCATGGTTTGCTCTAAGAAATGGAAGGGGACTGCGATCGAGCTGGATCACAGCAAGCCATATTCTAAGAAAAGAGCTCTTGCAAATATGTAGGATTAATCCCATGAGCGGCAAGGGTTTTTCTGGAAATCTCTCGATGCGGGCCTGGCGAGGGCCTTGGTGCCGGCGTTTGATC
The sequence above is a segment of the Collimonas sp. PA-H2 genome. Coding sequences within it:
- a CDS encoding carbonic anhydrase, producing the protein MKRFLTSALAGGLLASAMTSAFSSETGVHWSYAGKADPTHWADGVPENAVCRSGQRQSPIALSEASAERVASKDFTIHYEAGRVALLNNGHTIQANVSDANDTVVFKGETYKLDQFHFHTPSEHTLDGKSYPMELHLVNKSSSDQITVVGIFIQEGEENPALEPVFADLPATQATAGRQAQVDIAALLPNDKKALVYSGSLTTPPCSESVNWIVLEQPIAMSRQQITAFKAIFHDNHRPLQKLNGRQISEE